One region of Drosophila kikkawai strain 14028-0561.14 chromosome 2R, DkikHiC1v2, whole genome shotgun sequence genomic DNA includes:
- the tea gene encoding protein telomere ends associated isoform X1 has product MSPPPKKPKMEDNRCSQKPVSFEQFKKIIENLPDICFNVQRDGVAGKGGKTLDECALWYYESFYKDPEVRKKYPYKLRACPMNIRTKLLSMPEPGPVGEPHQAAEGVLVKVARMGTFTFPVTFFAFRSSVNTEEVLRLTGIAKEERKTMLGNEKQCEVVLKKFYHSFYMFPDRQSTAFFKDDISLPFKQQLLKHGEPYDELAKNSVEKHATGNKRKSVVSYKVFAKYLENMHDIVWQLKMHEKRYIPLDFDKCTYALYLEFYLKPEIRESYTFKWRPCNLTTHKHLLSIPNKEYAQELRRTLPVQMPDFPKEEESTDVADADTPVQARDESISAVDVLRKSLKKPSRMPEPELKVKDEVIELSDDSEAATPPVLQQMKTLDQAVKEVSSPKKGQPSAADVLRKLTEKNNNSLETPTRINQSELEVEDEVVDIDVHSQAAYTMEKTPVLQGVKNVSPPKKGQPSAADVLRKLTEKNNNSLETPTRINQSELEVEDEVVDIDVHSQAAYTMEKTPVLRGVKNVSPPKKGQPSAADVLRKLTEENNNSLETPTRMHQAELEVEDEVVDIDVHSQAAYTMEKTPVLRGVKNVSPPKKGQPSATDVLRKLTEKNNNSLETPTRMHQAELEVEDEIIVDDMQNTPILHTDVEVNIGSHGRFMFPVSFETFRGCINYDEIIRPILKLKIKDKSQLANLILHPRNPICEKIFRRYYRSFYIFPDYRLKFEYRFSCPDKRVLKKLTEYAKPLNESAQKTMNQDKTMDQEVTNVAPAEQRKHNPAEEPETATVSAQKDNREVESIKDKEISEKAKKLSKLPVPFSVFKRYLRNIDEITQQMKLCDEYKEKSDTECAEEYYKEFYTSPEMRNKFEYKLRPCPAKMRDTLLAYAQQPKPEHSSSQGSDCVCLDDVPQTSTKEDTPSEELKNDPVKKSKAKESHENHVSFTLFKRYLSNLPEIVQQMLLCDDQRGKSEKECARDYYNAFYTSQEMRDRYPYKLKPCPGQMKNKLLSFPKKAHQIEEVSPEKQSEPCASICSSSDKFADNIIVTETNEVEVDSGEIPVETPNNFQQTEAILKQKSRKTSSNARRQKTFPNGASFEFPVSIDTFKRHINCDEIIKSLRVAYGQNETDQRDRDKELFHQFYCSFYVQKEVRQRHSYKFQNTDEELLEKLEEYAVPLNDMARQTISSVEAQGKENEKSGMAPPAPKDETLITISGIAYRFPVSFKTFQKYINYEDLKVGLANGLAKKKKSPEQVAEILGDEGSCLRLLRRYYLSFYTLANIRNKLEYNFNAAPLELSDKLLEWAKPINETTVPTGSVPQTKQGVPSAHSTPNLDAIREAELVNKIKNNIVTYRPHDLRKYISSRVASPTKQAALERDIVGSIQMEIPELVEQQPTSDKNIEAKTTSEKNIGGKTTSGKNIEAKTTSEKNIGAKTTSGKNIEGKTTSEKEKATSEKNMEAKKSSEKNIEGKKTSEKNIGVKATSEKNIGVKTTSEKNIGAKTASEKNIKEKTISEKNIEAKTTSEKNIEAKTTSGKNIEGKTTSEKTIKEKATTEKNIEAKTTSEKNIGAKTASEKTIIEKAISEKNIEANSTKKSESSSEITRPVSSNNKKVTKQPEENQNKENAKSQDGTGTSDSTAAKTQSMLEEAKKQFFAESSKDHKMAYLICTSQGLKRSIWRILYQLTLEEFKTYTSIHNGEDFYRKDEDLHPYYEHVVDKGNWPLNLYVRLPLLRQLLHSKGVHLGRLDLGQLSPKMIHWVEAEHTDFDKIVEMQFKERTGEEIDSVEQWFQEREDFYEACWLRDHWIYKVPQITNDDLQDESYVRDLPLPDFNGIVIKSLATAKSGDESSQTEILSISSSPDMVPDSQSCPPTQLSNSSNLVDISSIDIQSQVSQTSPALKSLATAKSGDGSSQAEILSMSSSTDMVPDSQSCPSTQLSNTSNFVDIGSVDMQSQVPDTPLDPLASQTETLASQTETLASQTETLASQTETLASQTETLASQTETLASVKQEPINFLNNMRGICDTNGCEWENIGLEEQIINLDSSQEEGSSLSCFAIPKPSETISSFQSLDSLLTATMFEDENSIEEEESQPKTSNNIQNLPEQPVEPAVKPEPSSTVAETNVIQPQVQPADNRKKKLPASNEVPSKRVRLMNDKVPQLRHEFRPLPLNACVRIETEIVGTNETTPTEQPHINPTPQPEVVPNTITPSQEFAQDNTLLASSQLAPLLDTVPPGVTVRKVNQKDQVGKNLSKVQKPTLRQTAIFRKLERFYFFASLTVQQIIQYRIEGHLQGATYQSAMLKIDGKCSLVRGPLLKILFPHLSPQLRSDLQQVLADMPEFVYSCRWRRVQKDPTEDLRKRVLFTFMDMAPEFGQFRLLFDTDSREWATCSEIGRWHAAERAETRPTDFEKVISPGILEKMREYKALMS; this is encoded by the exons ATGGGTACGTTCACCTTTCCCGTCACATTTTTTGCCTTCAGGAGCTCTGTCAACACAGAGGAGGTGCTCCGTTTAACAGGCATTGCAAAGGAGGAACGGAAGACAATGCTGGGCAATGAAAAGCAATGTGAAGtcgttttaaaaaaattctaccACTCGTTCTACATGTTCCCCGATCGGCAGTCTACCGCCTTTTTTAAGGACGACATATCCTTGCCGTTTAAACAGCAGCTCCTCAAGCATGGCGAGCCCTATGATGAATTGGCCAAGAATTCTGTTGAGAAACATGCCACAGGGAATAAGAG AAAATCCGTCGTCAGCTATAAGGTGTTTGCGAAATACTTGGAGAATATGCACGACATAGTGTGGCAGCTTAAGATGCACGAAAAGCGGTACATACCCTTGGACTTTGATAAATGCACCTATGCCTTGTATCTTGAATTCTATCTCAAGCCGGAGATCCGCGAAAGTTACACGTTCAAGTGGCGACCGTGTAACCTGACCACGCATAAGCACCTGCTAAGCATCCCCAATAAGGAGTATGCCCAGGAGCTGAGGAGAACTTTACCTGTGCAAATGCCTGACTTTCCGAAAGAGGAAGAATCTACCGACGTAGCAGACGCCGATACACCTGTGCAGGCGAGAGATGAGTCAATATCTGCAGTAGATGTTCTAAGAAAGTCGCTCAAAAAGCCAAGTAGGATGCCTGAGCCTGAATTGAAGGTCAAAGACGAGGTGATAGAGTTAAGTGACGACTCAGAAGCAGCAACACCACCCGTTCTACAACAGATGAAGACCTTAGACCAAGCTGTGAAGGAGGTTTCATCACCAAAAAAAgg CCAACCATCAGCAGCAGATGTTCTGAGGAAGTTaaccgaaaaaaataataatagcttAGAAACACCAACAAGGATAAACCAGTCAGAATTGGAGGTCGAAGATGAGGTCGTAGATATTGATGTCCATTCACAAGCAGCATATACTATGGAAAAAACACCCGTTCTACAAGGTGTGAAGAACGTTTCCCCACCAAAAAAAgg CCAACCATCAGCAGCAGATGTTCTGAGGAAGTTaaccgaaaaaaataataatagcttAGAAACACCAACAAGGATAAACCAGTCAGAATTGGAGGTCGAAGATGAGGTCGTAGATATTGATGTCCATTCACAAGCAGCATATACTATGGAAAAAACACCCGTTCTACGAGGTGTGAAGAACGTTTCCCCACCAAAAAAAgg CCAACCATCAGCAGCAGATGTTCTGAGAAAGTTAAccgaagaaaataataatagcttAGAAACACCAACAAGGATGCACCAGGCAGAATTGGAGGTCGAAGATGAGGTCGTAGATATTGATGTCCACTCACAAGCAGCATATACTATGGAAAAAACACCCGTTCTACGAGGTGTGAAGAACGTTTCCCCACCAAAAAAAGG CCAACCATCAGCAACAGATGTTCTGAGGAAGTTaaccgaaaaaaataataatagcttAGAAACACCAACAAGGATGCACCAGGCAGAATTGGAGGTCGAAGACGAGATTATAGTTGATGATATGCAAAACACACCCATCCTTCACACAGATGTGGAAGTTAATATTGGAAG CCACGGTCGGTTCATGTTTCCCGTGTCCTTTGAAACCTTCCGAGGGTGCATCAACTATGATGAGATTATTCGACCAATACTCAAGCTGAAAATTAAGGATAAATCCCAGCTAGCGAACTTAATTCTTCATCCCCGGAATCCAATCTGCGAAAAGATCTTCCGTCGCTATTATCGttccttttatattttccccGATTATCGGCTGAAGTTTGAATATCGATTTTCCTGCCCAGATAAGCGGGTCTTGAAAAAACTCACTGAATATGCCAAACCGCTCAATGAGAGTGCCCAAAAGACCATGAACCAGGACAAAACTATGGATCAAGAGGTGACAAATGTGGCTCCTGCTGAACAAAGAAAGCACAACCCAGCCGAAGAGCCCGAGACTGCCACAGTTTCAGCTCAGAAAGACAATCGGGAAGTTGAAAGCATTAAGGACAAAGAAATAAGcgaaaaagctaaaaaattgTCCAAGCTCCCTGTGCCCTTTAGCGTTTTCAAGCGCTATCTAAGAAACATTGACGAAATTACTCAGCAAATGAAGCTGTGCGACGAGTACAAGGAGAAATCTGATACGGAGTGCGCCGAAGAATACTACAAGGAATTTTATACGTCGCCAGAAATGCGTAACAAGTTTGAATATAAACTAAGGCCATGTCCCGCCAAGATGCGTGATACGCTCCTTGCTTATGCACAGCAACCAAAGCCGGAACATTCTTCTTCGCAGGGGTCAGATTGCGTTTGCTTGGATGATGTTCCGCAAACATCAACTAAAGAAGATACTCCCTCGGAGGAATTAAAAAATGATCCGGTAAAGAAGAGCAAGGCAAAGGAATCCCACGAAAATCATGTCTCATTTACACTTTTTAAACGTTATTTGAGCAATCTCCCAGAAATAGTCCAGCAAATGCTCCTTTGCGATGACCAAAGAGGGAAATCAGAGAAAGAATGTGCCCGGGATTACTATAACGCATTTTATACTTCGCAAGAAATGCGGGATAGGTATCCATACAAACTAAAGCCATGTcctggccaaatgaaaaacaagTTGCTCAGTTTTCCGAAAAAAGCCCATCAAATAGAGGAGGTTTCACCCGAAAAACAATCTGAACCATGTGCTTCCATTTGTAGTAGTTCCGACAAATTCGCAGATAACATTATTGTAACTGAAACGAATGAAGTGGAAGTGGATTCAGGGGAAATTCCAGTTGAAACACCCAATAATTTCCAACAAACAGAAGCGATCCTCAAACAGAAATCCag aaaaacatCGTCAAATGCTCGCAGACAAAAGACCTTCCCAAA TGGCGCTTCCTTTGAATTCCCCGTGTCCATTGATACCTTCAAGCGGCACATCAACTGCGATGAGATTATCAAATCGTTGCGAGTGGCGTATGGCCAAAATGAGACTGACCAGAGAGACCGAGACAAAGAGTTATTTCATCAATTCTATTGCTCTTTTTACGTTCAAAAGGAGGTTCGCCAACGCCATtcgtataaatttcaaaatacaGATGAAGAGCTACTTGAGAAATTGGAAGAATATGCTGTGCCTCTGAACGATATGGCGAGGCAAACAATCTCGTCCGTTGAAGCGCAGGGCAAAGAAAACGAGAAGTCAGGAATGGCGCCACCTGCTCCGAAGGATGAAACTCTGATTACCATCTCGGGCATCGCGTACCGTTTTCCAGTGTCCTTTAAAACATTTCAGAAGTACATTAACTATGAAGATCTCAAGGTTGGTCTAGCCAATGGTCTAGCTAAGAAGAAAAAGAGCCCAGAGCAAGTGGCGGAGATTCTGGGGGACGAAGGCAGTTGCCTGCGCCTATTACGGCGCTATTATCTCTCATTTTACACCTTAGCGAATATTAGGAATAAGCTGGAATATAACTTCAATGCTGCGCCACTGGAACTTTCCGATAAATTACTCGAGTGGGCAAAGCCCATTAACGAGACCACTGTGCCAACAGGGTCTGTGCCTCAGACCAAACAAGGAGTTCCTAGTGCTCATTCTACTCCGAATCTAGATGCCATCAGGGAAGCGGAACTAGTAaa caagataaaaaacaatattgtCACTTACAGGCCTCACGATTTACGCAAATATATATCTTCCCGTGTCGCGTCACCAACGAAACAAGCTGCTCTGGAACGAGATATTGTTGGTTCTATCCAAATGGAAATACCAGAATTAGTTGAACAACAACCAACTAGCGACAAGAATATAGAAGCCAAGACAACTAGCGAGAAGAATATTGGAGGCAAGACAACCAGCGGGAAGAATATAGAAGCTAAGACAACTAGCGAGAAGAATATTGGAGCCAAGACAACCAGCGGGAAGAATATAGAAGGCAAAACAACTAGCGAGAAAGAAAAAGCAACTAGCGAGAAGAATATGGAAGCGAAGAAATCTAGCGAGAAGAATATAGAAGGCAAGAAAACTAGCGAGAAGAATATTGGAGTCAAGGCAACTAGCGAGAAGAATATTGGAGTCAAGACAACTAGCGAGAAGAATATTGGAGCCAAGACTGCTAGCGAGAAGAacataaaagaaaagacaattAGCGAGAAAAATATAGAAGCCAAGACTACTAGCGAGAAGAATATCGAAGCCAAAACAACCAGCGGAAAGAATATAGAAGGCAAAACAACAAGCGAGAAGACCATAAAAGAAAAAGCAACTACCGAGAAGAATATAGAAGCGAAGACAACTAGCGAGAAGAATATTGGAGCCAAGACTGCTAGCGAGAAGACCATAATAGAAAAAGCAATTAGCGAGAAGAATATAGAAGCCAATTCTACAAAGAAATCAGAGAGTTCATCAGAGATTACGAGACCcgtcagcagcaacaacaaaaaagtgacAAAGCAACCCGAAGAAAACCAGAAtaaagaaaatgcaaaaagcCAGGATGGAACAGGAACCAGCGATTCTACAGCAGCAAAAACCCAAAGTATGTTGGAGGAAGCaaagaaacaattttttgccGAAAGCAGTAAG GATCACAAAATGGCTTACTTGATCTGCACGAGCCAAGGTCTGAAGAGGTCGATTTGGCGGATATTGTACCAACTAACCTTGGAGGAATTCAAGACCTACACAAGCATTCACAACGGCGAGGACTTTTACAGGAAAGATGAGGACCTACATCCATACTACGAGCATGTGGTAGACAAGGGAAACTGGCCCTTAAATCTGTACGTTAGGCTGCCCCTTCTGAGGCAGCTACTCCACAGCAAGGGCGTGCATCTAGGCAGGCTGGACCTTGGCCAGCTGTCGCCAAAGATGATCCACTGGGTAGAGGCTGAGCACACCGATTTCGATAAGATCGTTGAAATGCAGTTCAAAGAACGAACGGGCGAGGAAATCGATAGTGTCGAGCAGTGGTTTCAGGAGCGTGAAGATTTCTATGAAGCCTGCTGGCTCCGCGATCACTGGATTTACAAAGTGCCTCAAATAACGAACGATGATCTGCAGGACGAGAGTTATGTTAGGGACCTTCCCTTGCCCGATTTCAATGGAATTGTAATAA AATCCCTCGCTACTGCAAAAAGCGGAGATGAAAGTAGCCAGACTGAGATTTTATCCATATCCTCAAGCCCTGACATGGTGCCAG ATAGTCAGAGCTGTCCTCCTACTCAGCTCAGCAACAGCTCGAACCTTGTGGACATTTCCAGCATTGACATACAGTCTCAAGTGTCGCAAACTTCACCCGCCTTAA AATCACTCGCTACTGCAAAAAGCGGAGATGGAAGTAGCCAAGCTGAGATTTTATCCATGTCCTCAAGCACAGACATGGTGCCAG ATAGTCAGAGCTGTCCTTCTACTCAGCTCAGCAACACCTCGAACTTTGTGGACATTGGCAGCGTGGATATGCAATCCCAAGTGCCCGACACTCCACTCGATCCGTTGGCTTCGCAAACTGAGACGTTGGCTTCGCAAACTGAGACGTTGGCTTCGCAAACTGAGACGTTGGCTTCGCAAACTGAGACGTTGGCTTCGCAAACTGAGACGTTGGCTTCGCAAACTGAGACATTGGCTTCTGTTAAGCAGGAACCTATAAATTTCCTCAACAACATGCGTGGCATCTGCGACACGAATGGCTGCGAATGGGAGAACATTGGGTTGGAGGAGCAAATCATAAACCTAGATTCCAGTCAAGAGGAAGGTTCTAGCTTGTCCTGTTTTGCCATTCCAAAGCCTTCAGAAACGATATCGTCATTCCAGTCGTTGGACTCTCTACTCACGGCCACGATGTTTGAGGACGAAAACTCTATTGAGGAAGAGGAATCTCAGCCAAAGACAAGCAATAACATTCAGAACTTGCCAGAGCAGCCTGTAGAGCCAGCTGTAAAGCCTGAACCTAGTTCAACAGTCGCTGAGACCAATGTGATTCAGCCGCAGGTGCAACCCGCAGATAACCGCAAAAAGAAGCTGCCGGCCAGCAATGAGGTGCCCAGTAAGCGAGTCCGCTTGATGAACGACAAGGTGCCGCAGCTGAGACACGAGTTTCGGCCGTTGCCCCTGAATGCCTGCGTTCGTATTGAGACCGAAATCGTGGGGACAAATGAAACAACTCCTACGGAACAACCTCATATTAACCCAACCCCGCAGCCAGAGGTAGTACCCAACACGATTACTCCATCGCAGGAATTTGCCCAGGACAACACACTATTGGCGTCTTCACAGCTGGCGCCCCTCCTAGATACGGTACCGCCTGGCGTTACCGTTCGAAAGGTAAACCAAAAAGACCAAGTTGGTAAGAATTTAAGCAAGGTTCAGAAGCCTACACTCCGGCAGACAGCTATATTCCGTAAGCTggagcgtttttattttttcgcctCCTTGACGGTCCAACAAATAATCCAGTACAGAATCGAGGGGCACCTTCAAGGGGCGACTTATCAGAGTGCCATGCTCAAGATCGACGGGAAGTGCTCCCTAGTGCGGGGTCCCCTTCTAAAAATACTCTTTCCCCACCTTTCACCCCAGCTGCGTTCCGATTTGCAGCAAGTGCTGGCCGACATGCCGGAGTTCGTCTACAGCTGTCGCTGGCGCCGGGTGCAGAAGGATCCCACCGAAGATCTCCGAAAAAGGGTCCTATTCACGTTCATGGACATGGCTCCAGAGTTTGGGCAATTTCGCTTACTGTTTGATACGGATTCGAGAGAGTGGGCAACCTGCAGCGAAATCGGCAGGTGGCATGCCGCGGAGAGGGCTGAGACGCGTCCAACTGACTTTGAGAAGGTCATCAGCCCAGGCATCCTAGAGAAAATGAGGGAATATAAAGCTCTAATGTCTTAA